A single Nicotiana tabacum cultivar K326 chromosome 5, ASM71507v2, whole genome shotgun sequence DNA region contains:
- the LOC107789625 gene encoding UDP-glycosyltransferase 76E1, protein MEIQERKMKVQKRQSVVLVPYPFQGHLTPMLQLGSILHSQGFSVVVAHTEFNAPDYSNHPEFVFHSMNDGLQGRDMSMPSIENMHDLNENCKAPLKNYLVRMMEDDGDELACIVYDNGMFFVDDVVTQLRIPSIVLRAFSATYLHSMLTILQKPDKYLPFEDSQLLDPLPELHPLRFKDIPFPVIDNTVPEPILEFCRAMSDIGSSVATIWNTMEDLENSLLLRVQEHYKVPFFPIGPLHKMAPSTSSTSLLEEDDSCIEWLDRQAPNSVLYVSLGSLVKIDDKELIETAWGLANSEQPFLWVVRPGSVSGFQWTEALPEVFEEMIGERGRIVKWAPQKQVLSHPAVGGFFTHCGWNSTLESICEEVPMICRPILGDQPVNARYLSQIYKVGLELEATERSVIEKTVRKLMLSEEGKDLKKRVVDMKQKIVAGMQIDGSSHKNLNDLVHFISSLHSRAPLMPAVGGILTSNYIPSKTIIES, encoded by the exons atggaaattcaagaaagaaagatgaaagtacaaaaAAGACAGAGTGTTGTATTAGTGCCATATCCATTCCAGGGGCATTTAACACCAATGCTGCAACTTGGTAGTATTCTTCATTCTCAAGGCTTTTCTGTTGTAGTCGCGCATACTGAATTCAATGCTCCTGATTATTCCAACCACCCTGAATTCGTCTTCCATTCTATGAACGACGGATTACAGGGACGTGACATGTCAATGCCGAGTATAGAAAATATGCATGATCTGAACGAGAACTGTAAGGCGCCCCTTAAAAATTACCTCGTTAGGATGATGGAAGACGATGGTGATGAACTTGCTTGTATTGTTTATGATAACGGTATGTTCTTTGTTGATGATGTGGTTACTCAACTAAGGATTCCGAGTATTGTCCTGCGCGCTTTCAGCGCTACATATTTGCACTCTATGCTCACCATTCTTCAGAAACCAGACAAATATCTTCCTTTTGAAG ATTCTCAGCTGCTGGATCCATTGCCGGAGCTTCATCCCCTGAGGTTTAAGGATATACCATTTCCTGTCATCGATAATACAGTTCCAGAACCGATACTAGAATTCTGTCGAGCAATGAGTGATATAGGATCTTCTGTCGCGACTATTTGGAACACGATGGAAGACCTGGAGAATTCATTGTTGTTACGCGTTCAGGAACATTACAAGGTGCCATTTTTCCCCATAGGTCCTCTTCACAAAATGGCACCTTCAACCTCATCGACTAGCTTACTAGAAGAAGACGATAGCTGCATTGAGTGGCTCGACAGACAGGCTCCTAATTCAGTACTCTATGTCAGCTTGGGAAGCCTGGTAAAGATCGATGACAAGGAGCTAATTGAGACTGCTTGGGGATTAGCTAACAGTGAGCAGCCGTTTTTATGGGTTGTTCGACCTGGCTCCGTCTCTGGTTTTCAATGGACTGAGGCCTTGCCCGAAGTTTTTGAGGAAATGATAGGAGAAAGAGGTCGGATAGTGAAATGGGCACCACAAAAACAGGTGCTTTCACATCCCGCAGTAGGAGGCTTTTTCACACATTGTGGTTGGAATTCTACACTTGAAAGTATTTGTGAAGAAGTTCCTATGATATGCAGGCCAATTTTAGGAGACCAACCAGTGAACGCGCGGTATCTAAGCCAAATATACAAGGTTGGCCTGGAATTGGAGGCGACAGAGAGATCGGTTATAGAGAAAACAGTAAGAAAACTCATGTTAAGTGAAGAAGGTAAAGATCTGAAGAAAAGGGTAGTAGACATGAAACAAAAGATAGTTGCTGGTATGCAGATAGATGGTTCTTCACATAAGAACTTGAATGATTTAGTACACTTCATTTCTTCCTTGCATTCGCGCGCTCCGCTAATGCCTGCTGTCGGGGGAATCCTCACCTCAAACTATATACCAAGCAAGACTATCATAGAGTCATGA
- the LOC107789624 gene encoding heparanase-like protein 3 isoform X1, with the protein MASLFSCFLELYFLLLLLYNSQCSRAEESSSKSSASFEKGSIYIDGSAAIAKIDEDFICATLDWWPSNKCDYGTCSWGNSSLLNLSLLQDLSNKVLLNAIRAFSPLKIRLGGTLQDKIVYQTAHYEQPCSPFLLNNKELFGFTQGCLPLSRWDELNQFFKKTGAKVTFGLNALNGKTIAPNGSALGDWDSSNAESFIRYTVSRGYTILGWELGNELNGNGIGANITANQYSRDVIALHKLLQEIYKGKDVMPLVLAPGGIFDVVWFSKLIDKASNYLQVVTHHIYNVGGGNDSDLVQKILDPSHLDEDSEIFRHVQGVLQKFGTSSVAWVGESGGVYNSGRDLVSNSFVSSFWYLDQLGMSATFDTKTYCRQTLVGGNYGLLNTITFHPNPDYYGALLWHRLMGRSVLSTQFKGTKKLRAYTHCSKSSDGITLLLINMDGGATVNVSVSVTLANANKVSLLLRDINDQNPRHEIWREEYHLTAKDGELHSQTVLLNEKELSVDHFGRIPHLEPLRVKSSEPLAIAPFSIVFVDIPIVQVPACSMFTREYM; encoded by the exons ATGGCTTCTTTGTTCAGCTGCTTCTTGGAGTTGTATTTCTTGCTATTGTTGTTGTACAATAGCCAATGTTCAAGAGCAGAAGAGTCTTCGTCAAAAAGTAGTGCTAGTTTTGAAAAGGGGAGTATTTACATTGATGGGTCAGCAGCCATTGCAAAGATAGATGAGGATTTCATTTGTGCAACCTTAGATTGGTGGCCTTCTAATAAATGTGATTATGGAACTTGTAGCTGGGGAAATTCTTCTCTCCTTAATCTT TCGTTATTGCAGGATCTAAGCAACAAGGTTTTGTTGAATGCAATTAGAG CGTTTTCGCCGTTAAAAATTAGACTCGGAGGCACATTGCAAGACAAAATAGTATACCAAACGGCGCATTATGAGCAACCATGTTCTCCTTTTCTCCTTAATAATAAAGAGTTGTTTGGCTTCACCCAAGGTTGCTTACCTTTGTCTCGTTgggatgaactcaaccaattctTCAAGAAAACGGG GGCAAAAGTAACTTTTGGGTTGAATGCTTTAAATGGAAAGACGATAGCTCCTAATGGCTCTGCTTTGGGAGATTGGGATTCCAGCAATGCAGAGTCTTTCATCAGATATACGGTTAGCAGAGGTTATACTATCCTCGGCTGGGAACTTG GAAATGAATTGAATGGAAATGGAATTGGTGCAAATATCACAGCCAATCAGTACAGCCGTGATGTCATCGCACTTCACAAATTACTGCAAGAAATATACAAAGGGAAGGACGTTATGCCATTAGTCCTTGCACCAGGAGGAATATTTGACGTTGTTTGGTTCTCAAAGCTTATAGATAAAGCATCCAATTATCTTCAAGTGGTTACACATCACATTTACAATGTTGGCGGAG GCAATGACAGCGACCTAGTTCAGAAAATACTTGATCCTTCTCATCTGGATGAAGACTCCGAAATATTCAGACATGTTCAAGGTGTTCTCCAAAAGTTTGGAACTTCATCAGTAGCATGGGTTGGTGAAAGTGGAGGGGTTTATAACAGTGGTCGCGATCTTGTTTCCAATAGCTTTGTGTCCAGCTTTTG GTATTTGGATCAGCTTGGGATGTCAGCCACGTTCGACACTAAGACATATTGTCGACAAACATTGGTTGGTGGAAACTATGGTCTCCTCAATACCATAACTTTTCATCCAAATCCTGATTATTATGG CGCTCTTCTTTGGCACCGTTTGATGGGAAGGTCTGTTCTGTCAACACAATTCAAAGGAACGAAAAAGCTACGAGCTTATACCCACTGTTCAAAATCTTCT GACGGAATCACACTGTTGTTGATCAACATGGATGGTGGTGCAACGGTTAATGTAAGTGTTTCGGTCACACTTGCTAACGCAAACAAGGTGTCACTGCTGCTGCGAGACATAAATGATCAGAATCCGAGACACGAAATCTGGAGGGAAGAATATCACCTTACAGCCAAAGATGGTGAATTACATAGCCAAACAGTGCTTTTGAATGAAAAGGAACTTAGTGTAGATCATTTTGGAAGAATCCCTCACTTGGAACCTCTACGAGTGAAATCGTCCGAACCATTAGCTATTGCTCCTTTCTCAATTGTATTTGTTGACATCCCCATTGTTCAAGTTCCTGCTTGCAGTATGTTTACCAGAGAGTACATGTAA
- the LOC107789624 gene encoding heparanase-like protein 3 isoform X2, producing MASLFSCFLELYFLLLLLYNSQCSRAEESSSKSSASFEKGSIYIDGSAAIAKIDEDFICATLDWWPSNKCDYGTCSWGNSSLLNLDLSNKVLLNAIRAFSPLKIRLGGTLQDKIVYQTAHYEQPCSPFLLNNKELFGFTQGCLPLSRWDELNQFFKKTGAKVTFGLNALNGKTIAPNGSALGDWDSSNAESFIRYTVSRGYTILGWELGNELNGNGIGANITANQYSRDVIALHKLLQEIYKGKDVMPLVLAPGGIFDVVWFSKLIDKASNYLQVVTHHIYNVGGGNDSDLVQKILDPSHLDEDSEIFRHVQGVLQKFGTSSVAWVGESGGVYNSGRDLVSNSFVSSFWYLDQLGMSATFDTKTYCRQTLVGGNYGLLNTITFHPNPDYYGALLWHRLMGRSVLSTQFKGTKKLRAYTHCSKSSDGITLLLINMDGGATVNVSVSVTLANANKVSLLLRDINDQNPRHEIWREEYHLTAKDGELHSQTVLLNEKELSVDHFGRIPHLEPLRVKSSEPLAIAPFSIVFVDIPIVQVPACSMFTREYM from the exons ATGGCTTCTTTGTTCAGCTGCTTCTTGGAGTTGTATTTCTTGCTATTGTTGTTGTACAATAGCCAATGTTCAAGAGCAGAAGAGTCTTCGTCAAAAAGTAGTGCTAGTTTTGAAAAGGGGAGTATTTACATTGATGGGTCAGCAGCCATTGCAAAGATAGATGAGGATTTCATTTGTGCAACCTTAGATTGGTGGCCTTCTAATAAATGTGATTATGGAACTTGTAGCTGGGGAAATTCTTCTCTCCTTAATCTT GATCTAAGCAACAAGGTTTTGTTGAATGCAATTAGAG CGTTTTCGCCGTTAAAAATTAGACTCGGAGGCACATTGCAAGACAAAATAGTATACCAAACGGCGCATTATGAGCAACCATGTTCTCCTTTTCTCCTTAATAATAAAGAGTTGTTTGGCTTCACCCAAGGTTGCTTACCTTTGTCTCGTTgggatgaactcaaccaattctTCAAGAAAACGGG GGCAAAAGTAACTTTTGGGTTGAATGCTTTAAATGGAAAGACGATAGCTCCTAATGGCTCTGCTTTGGGAGATTGGGATTCCAGCAATGCAGAGTCTTTCATCAGATATACGGTTAGCAGAGGTTATACTATCCTCGGCTGGGAACTTG GAAATGAATTGAATGGAAATGGAATTGGTGCAAATATCACAGCCAATCAGTACAGCCGTGATGTCATCGCACTTCACAAATTACTGCAAGAAATATACAAAGGGAAGGACGTTATGCCATTAGTCCTTGCACCAGGAGGAATATTTGACGTTGTTTGGTTCTCAAAGCTTATAGATAAAGCATCCAATTATCTTCAAGTGGTTACACATCACATTTACAATGTTGGCGGAG GCAATGACAGCGACCTAGTTCAGAAAATACTTGATCCTTCTCATCTGGATGAAGACTCCGAAATATTCAGACATGTTCAAGGTGTTCTCCAAAAGTTTGGAACTTCATCAGTAGCATGGGTTGGTGAAAGTGGAGGGGTTTATAACAGTGGTCGCGATCTTGTTTCCAATAGCTTTGTGTCCAGCTTTTG GTATTTGGATCAGCTTGGGATGTCAGCCACGTTCGACACTAAGACATATTGTCGACAAACATTGGTTGGTGGAAACTATGGTCTCCTCAATACCATAACTTTTCATCCAAATCCTGATTATTATGG CGCTCTTCTTTGGCACCGTTTGATGGGAAGGTCTGTTCTGTCAACACAATTCAAAGGAACGAAAAAGCTACGAGCTTATACCCACTGTTCAAAATCTTCT GACGGAATCACACTGTTGTTGATCAACATGGATGGTGGTGCAACGGTTAATGTAAGTGTTTCGGTCACACTTGCTAACGCAAACAAGGTGTCACTGCTGCTGCGAGACATAAATGATCAGAATCCGAGACACGAAATCTGGAGGGAAGAATATCACCTTACAGCCAAAGATGGTGAATTACATAGCCAAACAGTGCTTTTGAATGAAAAGGAACTTAGTGTAGATCATTTTGGAAGAATCCCTCACTTGGAACCTCTACGAGTGAAATCGTCCGAACCATTAGCTATTGCTCCTTTCTCAATTGTATTTGTTGACATCCCCATTGTTCAAGTTCCTGCTTGCAGTATGTTTACCAGAGAGTACATGTAA
- the LOC107789622 gene encoding ferredoxin--nitrite reductase, chloroplastic-like, protein MPQQQLERASPEDLVQKQWERRDYFGVHPQKQEGYSFIGLHLLVGRVQAGDMDELARLADEYGSGEIRLTVEQNIIIPNIENSKIEALLKKPVLSTFSPDPPFLMKGLVAYTGNQFCGQTIIETKARSLKITEEVQQQVSLTKPVRMRWTGCPNTCAQVQVADIGFM, encoded by the coding sequence ATGCCACAGCAACAACTTGAGAGAGCATCTCCAGAAGACTTGGTTCAGAAACAATGGGAAAGAAGAGATTATTTTGGTGTACATCCACAAAAACAAGAAGGCTACAGCTTTATTGGTCTTCACCTTCTAGTGGGTCGTGTTCAAGCAGGCGATATGGATGAGCTAGCTCGTTTAGCTGATGAATATGGTTCAGGAGAGATCCGGCTTACTGTGGAACAAAACATTATTATTCCCAACATTGAGAACTCAAAAATTGAGGCATTGCTCAAAAAGCCTGTTCTTAGCACATTTTCACCTGATCCACCTTTTCTCATGAAAGGTTTAGTGGCTTATACTGGTAACCAGTTTTGTGGACAAACGATAATCGAGACTAAAGCTCGTTCCCTGAAAATAACTGAAGAGGTTCAACAGCAAGTTTCTTTGACAAAACCAGTTAGGATGCGCTGGACAGGTTGCCCGAATACGTGTGCACAAGTTCAAGTTGCGGACATTGGATTCATGTGA